The Salvelinus namaycush isolate Seneca chromosome 11, SaNama_1.0, whole genome shotgun sequence DNA window CCACTTGAAGAGTCCTGCACCATGAAGCAGCAGTAAGGGTAGACCGTGTCTGTGACACCGCCCCCGTCTTTTTCCCTCCCTGTTACTGAGCCATCATGTCCTCTGTGATGTTTCCACCTCGCTCCCCACCTGGGAGCAGTGGCTTTGGCGGCGGTGACATACCTGCAACTAGTGTGACGACCCAGTCCGCTGAGCAGGCTCTGTTTGCATCGGACCGCTACGCCCGACTCATCCTGGCCCAGATGAACAAGATGCGCCTCCGGACAGATTTCTGTGATGTAAGGCTGCGGCTGGGAGGCCGTGTGTTCAGTGTCCACAAGCTGGTTCTGGCTGCAAGCAGCCCCTACTTCTCCGCTCTCTTCTCTGGGGGGATGAGCGAGGCAGACAAGGAAGAGGTCCAGATCCTGGGGGTGGAGGCACCAGTGTTTGAGGTCCTGCTGGAGTTCATATACACAGGTTCGCCCTGTCAGGAAATGTACCATTTACTGAGTGTGTAGTGTACACGTAGTGTGTTCATACAAAGAACAGTAATACATGATACAGATTATTTTGTGTTTCTTTGAACTGAACCCGTCCAGGTATGATTAATGTGACGGTGGAGAACATGCAGGAGCTGATGGTGGCAGCAGACATGCTGCAGCTGAGTGAGGTGGTGTCTATCTGTGGAGAGTTCCTCAAGGGCCACATGGACCCGTCCAACTGTGTGGGGGTATACCAGTTCCTTGAGCAGATTGCCTGCATGGACATGCTGGCGTTCACTGAgaactacatccaggtccactttCTGGAGGTGCTACGCATGGTCTCTTtcttcctccatctctgtctgtctgtcttcagattctctcttccctctttgcCTCTGAGGCTCTTTTCTCATTTCATCTCATTCTAATCTGCTGAGGGTGTGTAACAAAAAGTGAATAACCTGTTACCACTGACATCAAAAAACAAAATCACATTCAAAACATCTGACCTTTAGGTGTGTGTGTCGGACGAGTTCTGGGGCCTGTCCAAGGGCCAGCTGGTGAAGCTGCTGCGGAGCGAGGAGCTGCGAATCGAGGATGAGTACCAGGTGTTCACGGCGGCCATGGACTGGGTCCTACAGGATGTGACCAAGAGGAAGAAGCATGTGGTGgaggtgctggacccagtcaggttcCCCCTGCTCTCCCCACAGAGACTCTTCAAGTACATCGAAGGTTAGATGGAAAGATGTTTCCTCCTGATTTGTCAGGAAGGAATGTCCTTATTTCTCCTGATTTATCAATAACTGATTTTCTTAGATCCTTTTATATTCCTCACACCATTAAAATGTACTTATCCCCAAACCAGTATCTTTCCCCCTGATTTTTATTGTTGTGCTGCTAATCGATGACATCATATCATTTCTCTGTGTAGGCATTTCTGACTTCAGCCTGCGGGTGGCGCTGCAGACACTGCTGAGGGAATACACAGAGGTCAGCAAGTCTCCCAAAGAGAATAAGATGTACAGCCTGTTACAGCCAGCCAAGATGAGGCCAAGGAGAAAGGCCAGGAAATACCTCTATGCCATAGGTAGGTAAACCTCAGTTCAGCACCTGGCCACCTTTATATGTTGATGACAACAGAACTGGGGTGGCCATTTTTGTTGTAGCATCTTCAGTGTAAACTCAGCAGATTATATGAGTACCAGCTCGATCCAAATTGAATTATTCCATTTCATGAAGTGATCCAGGCTGTTGCGTCACGGTTGGTTTCCCCTGTCTCAGGAGGCTACACTAGGCTGCAGGGCGGCCGTTGGAGTGACAGCCGGGCCCTGAGCTGCGTGGAACGCTTTGACTCATTCAGCCAGTACTGGACCACCGTGTCCTCCCTGCACCAGGCCCGTAGCGGGCTGGGAGTGGCTGTGCTGGAGGGCATGATCTATGTCGTGGGAGGTGAGActctcattttatttatttaaccaggatagTCCACTCAGTAATGAGTCCTGTCTGTGTggttctgtgtttgtttgtgtggagAACATGCCATGTGTTTCAACCTGTGTCTTTCTCAGGGCAATACAGTTATGTTTCTAGTATTCTGTTTCTTGTCATTTCCCAGGGGAGAAGGACTCCATGATATTTGACTGCACAGAGAGATACGACCCGGTGACTAAGCAGTGGGCAGCTGTGGCCTCTCTCAATTTCCCTCGCTGTGGTGTCGGGGTCTGCCCCTGTCACGGGGCTCTCTACGCACTGGGTAAACTAACGAAGCCAAGGCCTTGATTGGGAATACATGCTTAATGTTTCCCCTCCTTGAAGTCATCACAGATCTAACATGATTGGACAAGTGAAAGCAAGGTTTCCACTGCATAGCTTTCACCAAATCAGTCATgtcagttattttttttaaagaagggAATGAAGAAATTAGTGTCCAAGAGTCTGTCACTTGGGTCTATGGGATAAGGTATTAATACCATGTCTCCTCACTGCTGTGTTCCTGCAGGTGGTTGGGTTGGATCAGAGATAGGGAAGACAATGGAGCGCTACGACCCGACAGAGAATAAGTGGGAGATCATTGGAAGCATGGCAGTGCCTCGGTATTACTTTGGATGCTGCGAGTTACAGGGTAATTCAATTCATACATAACAATACATAAAACATTTACAACAGAATATACTGTATCAATATAATGGCTTCTGCTGTCTCAATGACAGAATTTTTCTGAATGGCCGCTGATCATTCCCATCTCCCCTATGTCTAGGCTTCATCTATGTGATCGGGGGGATCAGTGATGAGGGGATGGAGCTGCGTTCTGCGGAGGTGTACGACCCCATTTCCCGGCGCTGGAGTGCCCTGCCCGTCATGGTGACCCGGCGGGCCTACGTGGGCGTGGCCTGCCTCAACAACTGCATATACGCTGTGGGGGGCTGGAACGAGGCACTGGGCTCCCTAGAGACAGTGGAGAAATACTGTCCTGAAGAGGTGAGGGGGTTATGGTGgatttatacagtgcattcggaaaatattcaaaccctcttcccttttccacattttgttacgttagccttattctaaaataatgAGAAAGCGAGaataggtttagacatttttgcaaatgtagaaaaaatacaaaacataccttattgacataagtattcagaccctttgctatgagctcagatgcatcctgtttccattcatcatccttgagatatttctacaacttgaatggaggccacctgtggtaaattcaattgattggacatgatttggaaaggcacacacctgtctatataaggtcccacagttgacagtgcatgagcaaaaaccaagtcatgaggtcaaaggaattgtccgtaaagctcagagacaggattgtgtcgaggcacagctctggggaagggtaccaaaacatttctgcagcattgacggtacccaagaacacagtggcctccatcattcttaaatggaagaagtttggaatcaccaagactcttcctagagctggctgcctgtccaaactgagcaatcaggggaaaagggccatggtcagggaggtgaccaagaacctgatggtcactctgacagagctccagagttcctctggagatCGGTGAACCTTACAGatggacaactatctctgcagcactctaccaatcaggcctttatggtagtggccagacggaagccactcctcagtaaaatgcacatgacaacccacctggagtttgccaaaaggcacctaaaggaccatgagaaacaacattctctggtctaaagaaaccaagattgaactatttggcctgaatgccaagcgtcacgtctggaggaaacctagcaccatccctacggtgaagcataatgggggcagcatcacgctgtggggatgtttttaagcaGCAGGGATTGGAAGacgagtcaggatcgagggaaagatgaacggagcaaagtacagagagatcctttatgaaaacctgctccagaactctcaggacctcagactggggcgaaggttcaccttccaacaggacaacgaccctaagcacatagccaagacaatgcaggagtgactttggtacaagtctctgaatgtccttgagtggcccagccagagcccggacttgaacctgatcgaacatctctggagagacctgaaaatagctatgcagcaacgctcctcatccaacctgacagggtttgagaggatctgcagagaagaatgggagaaactccccaaatacaggtgtgccaagcttgtagcatcatacccaagaagactctagcctgtaatcactgccagaggtgcttcagcaaagtactgagaaaagagtctgaatacttatgtaaatgtctttttttaatttttttattgcaaacatttctaaaaacctgtttttgatttgtcactggggtattgtgtgtagattgaggggggggacaatttaatcaattttagaataaggctgtaacctaacaacatttgtaaaaagtcaagggatctgaatactttccgaatgcactgtaaatacagCCTTGTTTAAAAAGCCACACGTTGTCACCATACCTCATCATAgctttatgtacagttgaagtcggaagtttacatacacttatgttggagtcattcaaaTTAGTTTTTAAACccctccacacatttcttgttaacaaactatagttttggcatgacACAACCTCCAGAGTGATGGGcacagtcacacatacacacacaccacacatacatacagttgaagtccgacgtttacatacacttaggttggagtcattaaaactagtttttcaaccactccacaaatttcttgttaacaaactatagttttggcaagttggttaggacatctactttgtgcatgacacaagtcattttcccaacaattgtttacagacagattatttaacttataattcagtgtatcacaattccagtgtgtcagaagtttacatacactaaattgactgtgccttttaaacagcttggaaaattccagaaaatgatatcatggctttagaagcttctgataggctaattgacataatttgagttcaaactcagtgcctctttgcttgacatcatgggaaaatcaaaagaaatcagccaagacctcagaaaagaaattgcagacctccacaagtctggttcatctttgggagcaatttccaaacgcctgaaggtaccacgtttatctgtacaaacaatagtacgcaagtataaacaccatgggaccacgcagccgtcataccgctcaggaaggagacgcgttgtgtctcctagagatgaacgtactttggtgcaaaaaagtgcaaatcaaacccagaacaacatcaaaggaccttgtgagatgctggaggatacaggtacaaaagtatctatatccacagtaaaacgagtcctataatcagcaacctgaaaggccgctcagcaaggaagaagccactgctctaaaaccgccattaaaaaagccagactacggttttaaactgcacatggggactaagatcatactttttggagaaatgtcctctggtctgatgaaacaaaatagaactgtttggccataatgaccatcgttatgtttggaggaaaaagggggatgcttgcaagccgaagaacaccatcccaaccgtgaagcacggggatgcagcatcatgttgtgggggtgcttttctgcaggagggactggtgcacttcacaaaatagatggcatcatgaggcaggaaaattatgtggatatattgaagcaacatcaagacatcagtcaggaagttaaagcttggttgcaaatgggtcttccaaatggacaatgaccccaagcatacttccaaagttgtggcaaaatggcttaaggacaacaaagtcaaggtattggagtgcccatcacaaagccctgacctcaatcctatggaaaatttgtgggcagaactgaaaaagcgcatgcgagcaaggaggcctacaaacctgactcagttacaccagctctgtcaggaggaatgtgccaaaattcacccaatttcttgtggaaagctacccgtaacgtttgacccaagtttaacaatttaaagacaatgttaccaaatactaatagagtgtatgtaaacttctgacccactgggaatgtgatgatagaaataaaagctgaaataaatcat harbors:
- the LOC120055622 gene encoding actin-binding protein IPP — protein: MSSVMFPPRSPPGSSGFGGGDIPATSVTTQSAEQALFASDRYARLILAQMNKMRLRTDFCDVRLRLGGRVFSVHKLVLAASSPYFSALFSGGMSEADKEEVQILGVEAPVFEVLLEFIYTGMINVTVENMQELMVAADMLQLSEVVSICGEFLKGHMDPSNCVGVYQFLEQIACMDMLAFTENYIQVHFLEVCVSDEFWGLSKGQLVKLLRSEELRIEDEYQVFTAAMDWVLQDVTKRKKHVVEVLDPVRFPLLSPQRLFKYIEGISDFSLRVALQTLLREYTEVSKSPKENKMYSLLQPAKMRPRRKARKYLYAIGGYTRLQGGRWSDSRALSCVERFDSFSQYWTTVSSLHQARSGLGVAVLEGMIYVVGGEKDSMIFDCTERYDPVTKQWAAVASLNFPRCGVGVCPCHGALYALGGWVGSEIGKTMERYDPTENKWEIIGSMAVPRYYFGCCELQGFIYVIGGISDEGMELRSAEVYDPISRRWSALPVMVTRRAYVGVACLNNCIYAVGGWNEALGSLETVEKYCPEEEKWVEVAPMAVARAGVSVSAVNGLLYAVGGRASSRDFSAPVTVDSVEIYDPHLDTWTEIGNMITSRCDGGVAVL